Part of the Paenibacillus terrae HPL-003 genome is shown below.
TTCATAACTATGTGGAGACAGCAGAAAAGACAGGCCACAGCTTTATGGATACGATTGTGCATATTGTACCTACTAATATTATTCAGTCGTTGGGCGAAGGGGATATGCTGGCCATTATCTTCTTCTCCGTATTGTTCGGACTAGGGGTAGCGGCGATTGGTGACAAGGGCAAGCCTGTATTGGGTTTCTTCGAAGGTGTAGCTGACGCCATGTTCTGGGTAACCAATCAGGTGATGCGCCTGGCTCCTTTTGGTGTATTTGCACTGATCGGAACGACAGTAGCCAAGTTTGGACTGGCTTCGTTGTGGCCGTTGCTCAAGCTCGTCTTGTCCGTGTACGGCTCCATGCTGTTATTCATTGTGATTGTTTTTGGAATTATTGCCAAGCTTTGCGGTACCCGTCTTTGGACGATGGTTAAAATTTTGAAAAGCGAGCTGCTGCTGGCTTACTCGACCGCCAGTTCGGAAAGCGTCCTGCCCAAGATCATGGAGAAGATGGAGAAGTTCGGTTGTCCTAAAGGGATTACTTCCTTCGTCATTCCGATTGGATATTCCTTTAATCTGGACGGTTCCACCTTGTATCAGGCACTGGCTGCGGTTTTCATTGCCCAAATGTACGGCATTGACCTGCCAATCACTACACAAATCACACTGGTAATAGTGCTGATTATTTCTTCCAAGGGCATTGCAGGCGTGCCGGGCGCTTCCTTTGTAGTTTTGCTCGCTACACTGGGATCAGTGAACCTTCCGCTGGAAGGCTTGGCCTTTATCGCTGGTATTGATCGTATTCTCGATATGGCGCGTACGGTAGTCAATGTATTAGGCAACTCGCTTGCCGCCGTAGTCATGTCCAAATGGGAAGGGGAATACGATAAGGAAAAAGGCGAGGAATACGCTGCTTCTTTAAAATAAGATTGAATGAATTGAATATTCGCCAAAAAGAACACTCTTGCAGAGTAAGTGCAAGAGTGTTCTTTTCATTTCCACAGGTGTTATATATATCCAACATTCGACTTTTTTTGATATTTTATTTATGAAAATTTGGGCATATGGTCTTAAAAAATGGTTCTTTTTACCTAATTAAATTCAATTTTATTTATAATGATTATTGATAATATTCCGATATAAAATATACCGTTTCAAACATTGGCTCAGAAGGGAAGATCCTATAATGCTTTTCAAAAAAAACGAGACTCAATCATTTGCTCCTTTAGTGGAAGAAAGCCGCAAATTGTCGCAAAGAATTCAGCAGAAGGACTATTCTGCCGCAATACAACTATCCTCTGCGTCTGCTGAGGCTCAAGAAATCGCAAACAATGTCAACCAAGCGCTTGAATCCATCAAGAATGAGGCTCAACACACCGATATTCGTCTGAAGCTCGTCACCAAGGCGATTGAAGTCGGCTTATGGGATATGGAGGTTATTGCAGGTGATCCCGTGAATCCAAACAATACGTTCACATGGACAGATGAATTCCGCTCCATGCTGGGGTATCAGAGCGA
Proteins encoded:
- a CDS encoding cation:dicarboxylate symporter family transporter, with the protein product MKKINLTIQIFIGLALGIIIGALFYGNSGVEVYLKPIGDIFIRLIKMIVVPIVISTLIIGVAGVGDMKKLGKLGGKSILYFEIVTTIAILFGLLVANLVRPGDGVDMSHLAKTDIHNYVETAEKTGHSFMDTIVHIVPTNIIQSLGEGDMLAIIFFSVLFGLGVAAIGDKGKPVLGFFEGVADAMFWVTNQVMRLAPFGVFALIGTTVAKFGLASLWPLLKLVLSVYGSMLLFIVIVFGIIAKLCGTRLWTMVKILKSELLLAYSTASSESVLPKIMEKMEKFGCPKGITSFVIPIGYSFNLDGSTLYQALAAVFIAQMYGIDLPITTQITLVIVLIISSKGIAGVPGASFVVLLATLGSVNLPLEGLAFIAGIDRILDMARTVVNVLGNSLAAVVMSKWEGEYDKEKGEEYAASLK